The following are from one region of the Thiocapsa rosea genome:
- the ltrA gene encoding group II intron reverse transcriptase/maturase has translation MTTTPIDLQDLRKRIYIKAKAEPAWRFWGLYVHVCKEETLHAAYAMAKANNGAPGSDGVTFAAIEAAGVEAFLKGIRDELVIGTYRPQPNRRREIPKGDGRMRVLGIPCIRDRVVQGALKLILEPIFEADFQDGSYGYRPKRTAHQAVQRVAEAIVSNKTYVIDVDLASYFDTVRHDLLLGKVAERVRDDQVLGLLKRILKASGKRGVPQGGVISPLLSNLYLNEVDRMLERAKEVTRNGRYTYIEYARYADDLVILVDGYRRWNWLKDAAWRRLVEELAKLDVQLNQDKTRRLDLSRGGAFSFLGFDFRRAKTRRGVWGARYTPRMKARTAILQRLKDVFRRYRSQPIDRVIALINPILRGWVGYFRVGHSSRCFGYVQDWVEKKIRRHLMRARQRQGFGWKRWSRTWLYEVLGLYDGYRIGLRKPKALPVQAVS, from the coding sequence ATGACAACGACGCCCATCGATCTGCAAGACCTGAGGAAGAGGATCTACATCAAGGCGAAGGCTGAACCGGCCTGGCGCTTCTGGGGACTCTACGTCCACGTGTGCAAAGAGGAGACCCTGCACGCGGCCTATGCGATGGCGAAAGCGAACAACGGTGCCCCCGGCAGTGACGGGGTGACGTTCGCGGCCATCGAGGCGGCTGGCGTGGAGGCGTTTCTGAAAGGCATCCGGGATGAGCTGGTCATCGGAACCTACCGACCGCAACCGAATCGCCGCCGGGAGATTCCCAAGGGAGACGGGCGCATGCGCGTCCTGGGGATTCCCTGCATTCGCGATCGCGTGGTCCAGGGGGCGCTCAAGCTGATTCTGGAGCCGATCTTCGAGGCTGACTTCCAGGATGGAAGCTATGGATACCGACCCAAGCGCACGGCGCATCAAGCCGTGCAGCGCGTGGCCGAGGCCATTGTGAGCAACAAGACCTATGTGATTGATGTGGACCTGGCGTCTTACTTCGACACGGTTCGTCACGATCTCCTCTTGGGGAAGGTGGCGGAGCGGGTCCGCGATGATCAGGTCTTGGGCTTGCTCAAGCGTATCCTCAAGGCCAGTGGCAAGCGGGGCGTTCCGCAAGGCGGTGTGATCTCACCCCTGCTCAGTAACCTCTACCTCAACGAGGTCGACCGGATGCTGGAGCGGGCCAAGGAGGTCACCCGCAACGGACGCTATACCTATATCGAGTATGCCCGTTATGCCGATGACCTGGTGATCTTGGTCGATGGGTATCGCCGGTGGAACTGGCTCAAGGACGCGGCCTGGCGACGCTTGGTCGAGGAGTTGGCCAAGCTCGATGTGCAACTCAATCAAGACAAGACACGACGGCTGGACCTGAGCCGGGGAGGGGCATTCAGCTTCCTGGGCTTTGACTTCCGCCGGGCCAAGACTCGGCGCGGGGTCTGGGGCGCGCGTTACACGCCACGGATGAAGGCGCGTACCGCGATCCTACAACGCCTCAAGGACGTGTTCCGCCGCTACCGCTCGCAGCCGATCGATCGGGTGATCGCCTTGATCAATCCGATCCTCAGGGGGTGGGTAGGCTACTTTCGGGTGGGGCACTCCAGTCGCTGTTTCGGGTATGTCCAAGATTGGGTGGAGAAGAAGATTCGGCGCCATCTGATGCGCGCGCGGCAGCGTCAGGGCTTTGGCTGGAAGAGGTGGAGTAGGACGTGGCTATACGAGGTGCTCGGGCTCTACGACGGGTACCGAATCGGGCTGCGTAAGCCGAAAGCGCTCCCAGTGCAAGCGGTCTCATAA
- a CDS encoding DUF6399 domain-containing protein gives MDRAKHRHAVAQARQDGQSQRAAVSGAGVARSTLRHWSAPPAPSAPSALSAFVETPEGVVWLRRILVAAHWSIGEQGGAGVRVVCDFLERSGLSAFIGASYGAQQAFHAGLEEQIVTAATELRGTLAQAMPHRTLSIAEDETWKDGMRLVGIDAVSNFILLEHRSDERSAAAWTRALEGGLEGLNVTVVQGTSDEAKGLLAHVERDLGAHHSTDLFHLQHAVSQAMSLSLKRAEQQAETAEAEAKARWQDECAAEQAYHRRRHGPGRPPAFAARIDEALSAYVQASLAREQAHAHRAEAKALIGAFSEVDHPYEIQQGQAQTPEQLEARLGTLFARLEAIAEEADLSERLCAHLAKAKRLTQSLVATLTFFFMMVNTRVQALDLAPAIEQAMLDDLIPALYLERVAARSTRAEPRHRLRALSAQRLAPLRQPSHPIQSLDPQTRHHLEQVAGECADLFQRSSSCVEGRNGFLALYQHGHHRLSPRKQQVLTALHNFAIKRPDGTTAAERFFAQPHPSLFEQVLERMPWPARPARRRPRPARQPYLVPVAA, from the coding sequence TTGGATCGCGCCAAGCATCGGCATGCGGTGGCGCAAGCCCGGCAGGATGGGCAGAGTCAACGCGCGGCGGTCAGCGGCGCCGGCGTGGCGCGCAGCACCCTGCGTCACTGGAGCGCGCCCCCTGCGCCATCGGCGCCGTCGGCGCTGTCGGCCTTCGTCGAGACGCCCGAAGGCGTGGTGTGGCTGCGCCGGATCCTGGTTGCCGCGCACTGGAGCATCGGCGAGCAGGGCGGCGCGGGCGTGCGCGTGGTCTGCGATTTTCTCGAGCGCAGTGGGCTGTCGGCATTCATCGGCGCCTCCTACGGTGCGCAGCAGGCGTTCCATGCCGGCTTGGAGGAGCAGATCGTCACCGCCGCCACCGAACTGCGCGGGACGCTGGCCCAAGCCATGCCCCATCGCACACTGAGCATCGCCGAAGATGAGACGTGGAAAGACGGCATGCGTTTGGTGGGCATCGATGCGGTCTCGAACTTCATCCTGCTCGAGCACAGGAGCGATGAGCGCTCGGCGGCGGCCTGGACACGGGCGCTCGAGGGTGGACTCGAGGGGCTGAATGTCACGGTGGTGCAAGGCACCAGCGATGAGGCCAAGGGGCTGTTGGCGCATGTCGAGCGTGATCTGGGCGCGCATCATTCCACAGACCTGTTTCATCTGCAGCATGCGGTCAGCCAGGCGATGAGTCTGTCGCTGAAGCGCGCCGAGCAACAGGCCGAGACGGCGGAGGCCGAGGCGAAGGCGCGCTGGCAAGACGAATGCGCCGCCGAGCAGGCCTATCATCGGCGCCGCCACGGCCCCGGGCGCCCGCCGGCGTTCGCCGCGCGCATCGACGAGGCGCTGAGCGCTTACGTCCAAGCCAGCCTTGCGCGCGAGCAGGCCCACGCGCACCGCGCCGAGGCCAAAGCCCTGATCGGTGCGTTCAGCGAGGTCGACCATCCCTACGAGATCCAACAGGGACAGGCGCAAACCCCCGAGCAGTTGGAGGCGCGTCTGGGAACGCTGTTTGCTCGCCTGGAGGCGATCGCCGAGGAAGCGGATCTTTCCGAGCGTCTCTGCGCACATCTGGCCAAGGCGAAGCGCCTGACTCAAAGCCTCGTCGCCACGCTGACCTTCTTCTTCATGATGGTCAACACCCGGGTGCAGGCGCTGGACTTGGCACCGGCCATCGAGCAGGCGATGCTCGACGACCTGATCCCGGCGCTTTATCTGGAGCGCGTCGCCGCACGCAGCACCCGCGCCGAGCCCCGTCATCGACTCCGGGCACTGAGTGCGCAGCGTCTCGCCCCGCTGAGGCAGCCCTCGCACCCGATCCAGTCGCTGGATCCGCAGACCCGTCACCATCTCGAGCAGGTCGCCGGGGAGTGTGCCGATCTGTTCCAGCGCAGCAGCTCCTGTGTCGAGGGACGCAACGGCTTCCTCGCGCTCTATCAGCATGGGCATCACCGACTCAGCCCGCGCAAGCAGCAGGTCTTGACCGCCCTGCACAACTTTGCGATCAAGCGGCCCGACGGCACCACGGCCGCCGAGCGCTTCTTCGCTCAACCCCACCCATCCTTGTTCGAGCAGGTGCTCGAGCGCATGCCCTGGCCCGCCCGACCGGCCCGACGACGACCGCGCCCGGCAAGGCAGCCTTACCTCGTTCCTGTGGCGGCTTAG